The genomic DNA TTTGGGCATCTACCTGGGTGCGGCAGTCGGTGCCTGGATGCGGTGGCCGCGGCGGGTGGCGGTGCGGTTCCTGGCGGTGGCGGCGGTCATCAACGGGCTGGATGTGGCGACGGAGATGGCGGGGCTGCACGGCAACTGGATAGACCTGCGGTTCGTCTTTGGCGTAGTTCTGGGAGTGGGGATGGCGGCGGTGGTGGCGGCCAGTTCCCTCGGGTCGCCCTCGCTGGCGCTGCGGGCTTCCTCGAGAACTCAAAGGGTAGAGCGGTCTCTTTGGCACGGCTGAAGCCGTGCCCCTCCGAAGTCTGTGCCGTCCCTGCGGGACTCGGGCATTGGCGGCTCCTGACCCAGCGCTGAAGCGCTGGGCTAACGAATGGCGTCGCTACGCGCCTGACAAGTGGCGCTCACCTCGGATCCATCCAGCCGATAGGGATCCTTCGCTGCCTCGGTCTCCCGCAGAGCGGATCCCTCGCCGCGCTCAGGATGACAATCCCAGACGGTGGGGCGAAGTCTGAAACCGTGCGCCTCCGAGAAT from Terriglobales bacterium includes the following:
- a CDS encoding DUF2085 domain-containing protein, coding for MKKGIILVWALPGTLAFAALAAPLLSGHLLAAWAIREFFSRVCHQEAQRSFWIAGAPVAVCARCLGIYLGAAVGAWMRWPRRVAVRFLAVAAVINGLDVATEMAGLHGNWIDLRFVFGVVLGVGMAAVVAASSLGSPSLALRASSRTQRVERSLWHG